A window of the Nibribacter ruber genome harbors these coding sequences:
- a CDS encoding asparaginase, giving the protein MKFFKVNINTAAPRNPEASILLIYTGGTIGMVSDKQDEHLVPFDFSEVIHRVPEMRQFKVMLTVLSLDPPIDSSNIGVEHWVKLAQIIQVNYDEYDGFVVLHGTDTMAYSASVLSFLLENLSKPVIFTGAQVPIGRMRTDARRNLITALEIASAHLKGKPLVPEVCIFFNTQLLRGNRATKVESRMFNAFHSGKFPPLAHVGIDIEYNQTNIKPLAEQPLKVFQDLEDQVAVLKLFPGISPAVVKAVLESEGLKGLVLETFGSGNAPTYPWFLELLKQAMQRGVVILNISQCEEGEVRQGQYETSLYLREMGVVGGSDMTTEAAVTKLMFVLGQRLSMDETKELLQTNLRGELTLRV; this is encoded by the coding sequence ATGAAGTTTTTTAAGGTAAATATCAACACAGCCGCCCCGCGTAATCCAGAGGCGTCTATTTTGCTTATTTACACGGGTGGTACCATTGGCATGGTGTCTGACAAGCAGGATGAGCACCTGGTCCCTTTTGACTTTAGTGAGGTGATTCACAGGGTGCCAGAGATGCGGCAGTTCAAAGTGATGCTAACCGTGCTCAGCCTTGATCCGCCCATTGACTCTTCCAACATTGGCGTAGAACACTGGGTGAAACTGGCGCAGATAATTCAGGTGAACTATGACGAGTATGACGGTTTTGTAGTGCTGCATGGCACTGACACCATGGCCTACAGCGCCTCGGTGCTGAGCTTTCTCCTGGAGAACCTTTCCAAGCCAGTCATTTTCACGGGAGCACAGGTGCCCATAGGCCGTATGCGCACAGACGCTCGCCGCAACCTTATTACCGCCCTTGAGATTGCCTCGGCGCACTTGAAAGGCAAGCCGCTGGTGCCTGAAGTGTGCATCTTCTTCAATACTCAATTGCTGCGCGGCAATAGGGCTACTAAGGTGGAGAGCCGCATGTTCAATGCCTTTCACTCTGGTAAGTTTCCGCCGTTGGCGCACGTAGGCATTGATATTGAATACAATCAGACGAATATCAAACCCTTGGCGGAGCAGCCCCTCAAGGTGTTTCAGGACCTGGAGGACCAGGTGGCGGTTTTGAAACTTTTCCCGGGTATAAGCCCGGCAGTAGTCAAAGCCGTTTTGGAGAGCGAGGGTTTGAAGGGATTGGTGCTGGAAACGTTTGGATCTGGCAATGCACCTACTTATCCCTGGTTTTTGGAATTACTCAAGCAAGCCATGCAGCGCGGCGTGGTCATTTTGAACATCTCTCAATGTGAGGAGGGCGAAGTACGGCAAGGACAATATGAGACCAGCTTGTATCTGCGCGAAATGGGCGTAGTAGGTGGTTCAGACATGACCACTGAGGCGGCCGTGACCAAGCTGATGTTTGTGCTGGGACAACGCCTTTCTATGGATGAAACCAAAGAGCTGCTACAGACCAATCTGCGGGGCGAGCTTACTTTACGCGTTTAA
- a CDS encoding TatD family hydrolase yields the protein MKFIDTHAHIFAPEFDQDQDQMIQRAQDALITEIYMPNIDQTSIEAMLALEAKYPSLCHSLMGLHPCYVKEDFQQVLYEIEAWFQKRTFKGIGEAGLDLYWDKTFFAQQQEVLRIQCQWAKQYKIPIILHTRDAFQETLAIVNEQQEGTLRGIFHCFSGTVEEAHQAIEAGFLLGIGGVATFKNGGLEPVLQEIDLKHLVLETDSPYLAPVPFRGKRNEPSYLPKVAQRLADLKSLPLEEVAAATSANATQLFS from the coding sequence ATGAAGTTCATAGATACCCACGCCCATATCTTCGCCCCAGAGTTTGATCAAGACCAGGACCAAATGATCCAAAGGGCACAAGACGCCCTCATCACCGAAATTTACATGCCCAACATTGACCAAACCTCTATTGAGGCCATGTTGGCATTAGAAGCAAAATATCCCTCCCTATGCCATTCACTCATGGGGCTGCACCCTTGCTACGTGAAAGAAGATTTCCAGCAGGTGCTGTATGAGATAGAGGCATGGTTTCAGAAGCGCACGTTCAAAGGAATAGGGGAGGCCGGCCTGGACCTGTATTGGGATAAAACCTTTTTTGCCCAGCAGCAGGAAGTGCTAAGAATCCAGTGCCAGTGGGCCAAGCAATACAAGATTCCCATCATTCTCCACACCCGAGACGCTTTTCAGGAAACACTGGCCATTGTAAATGAGCAGCAGGAAGGCACCCTCCGGGGAATTTTCCATTGCTTTTCGGGGACGGTGGAAGAAGCGCACCAAGCCATTGAGGCTGGCTTTTTACTGGGCATTGGCGGGGTGGCTACCTTTAAGAACGGCGGCCTGGAACCCGTCCTGCAAGAAATTGACCTGAAACACCTGGTCCTGGAAACCGACAGCCCGTATTTGGCCCCGGTGCCGTTCAGGGGCAAGCGCAATGAGCCTTCTTATCTGCCCAAAGTGGCTCAGCGCCTAGCCGATCTAAAATCATTACCATTGGAAGAAGTTGCCGCGGCCACCTCTGCCAATGCCACTCAGTTATTCTCCTGA
- a CDS encoding glycosyltransferase, translating to MLFSLVYFVVFFLFFLLVLYFWLFRFKGRSRKQELVANLPKVSILIAARNEEAHILTCLAAIDRLDYPKDKLEVIVGDDRSEDQTRALVEIYRKDKPYLICLAIEENLPGLKGKANVLAQLAHHATSDYFFITDADIEVPRAWVQSLLAEVQQGLAIVTGTTTVKGQNWFARMQSLDWLYSLGLMQVVADRGLPVSCMGNNMVVTRQAYEAVGGFEGLPFSITEDVQLFKHVVQKGFKTGHVFDKSVLALSLPIQSLMELLHQRKRWMLGASQLPWYIWALLVFHSMYYPVWLPFFLHASLGTMALIGGGKVLLQSIFIKKAFKRADVRIGWQDLLYLEGYLLTVSLMLLLYFFLPFKINWKGRLY from the coding sequence ATGCTGTTTTCATTGGTCTACTTCGTGGTTTTTTTCCTGTTTTTTCTGTTGGTATTGTACTTCTGGCTGTTCAGGTTCAAGGGTAGATCAAGAAAGCAAGAACTAGTCGCTAACCTGCCAAAAGTCTCCATCCTGATAGCCGCCAGAAACGAAGAGGCGCACATTCTCACGTGTCTGGCCGCCATTGACCGGCTGGACTATCCCAAAGACAAGCTGGAAGTGATAGTAGGAGACGACCGCTCTGAGGATCAGACGCGCGCGCTGGTGGAGATCTATAGAAAAGACAAGCCTTACCTTATTTGTTTGGCCATTGAAGAGAACTTGCCTGGGCTCAAGGGCAAAGCCAATGTGCTGGCGCAGCTGGCGCACCATGCCACCTCAGATTATTTTTTCATCACAGACGCAGATATAGAAGTTCCGCGGGCCTGGGTCCAAAGCCTGCTGGCGGAAGTGCAGCAAGGTCTGGCCATCGTCACGGGTACCACCACGGTCAAGGGGCAGAATTGGTTTGCCAGAATGCAGTCCCTGGATTGGTTATACTCCCTGGGCCTCATGCAGGTGGTGGCTGACCGGGGGCTTCCCGTTTCCTGTATGGGCAACAACATGGTGGTGACGCGGCAGGCGTATGAGGCCGTGGGTGGGTTTGAGGGGCTTCCGTTTTCTATCACTGAGGATGTGCAACTGTTCAAGCACGTGGTGCAAAAGGGCTTCAAGACCGGCCATGTTTTTGACAAATCCGTTTTGGCGTTGAGCCTGCCCATTCAGTCATTAATGGAGTTACTGCACCAGCGCAAACGCTGGATGCTTGGTGCCTCCCAACTACCCTGGTACATCTGGGCGCTGCTGGTTTTCCATTCCATGTACTATCCGGTATGGCTGCCTTTTTTTCTACACGCTTCTCTGGGAACCATGGCGTTGATTGGCGGCGGAAAGGTGCTCCTGCAAAGTATCTTCATCAAGAAAGCCTTTAAACGGGCGGACGTGCGCATTGGGTGGCAGGATTTGTTGTATCTGGAGGGATATCTGTTGACCGTTTCTTTAATGCTTTTGCTGTATTTCTTCCTGCCGTTCAAGATAAATTGGAAGGGAAGGCTGTATTGA
- a CDS encoding polysaccharide deacetylase family protein: MRFFQTPAVFSWLFPRIWWHRKTAEKVLYLTFDDGPIPDVTEFVLNQLALYQAKATFFCVGENLERNPAIAEMVYHAGHTLANHTHKHVQAWKTPVNDYLLEVERCQSALNKVQPTANSSMLFRPPHGQLTLAHLKRLQEKYQVVMWSHLTYDFDQTLPPEKCWDKLKGKLRPGAILVMHDSLKAERNLRFVLPRLLQHAVSLGYSFKAL, encoded by the coding sequence GTGCGCTTCTTCCAGACTCCTGCTGTGTTCTCTTGGCTGTTCCCCAGAATCTGGTGGCACAGGAAGACCGCGGAGAAGGTACTTTATCTTACGTTTGATGATGGCCCCATTCCAGACGTGACAGAGTTTGTCCTGAATCAATTAGCCCTCTATCAGGCCAAAGCCACTTTTTTTTGTGTAGGGGAGAACCTTGAGCGAAATCCTGCCATTGCTGAAATGGTTTACCATGCCGGTCATACGCTGGCCAACCATACCCACAAGCACGTGCAAGCCTGGAAGACGCCGGTAAATGACTATCTGCTAGAGGTGGAACGCTGTCAATCCGCGCTAAATAAAGTACAACCCACGGCCAACTCTTCTATGCTCTTCCGGCCGCCGCACGGTCAGCTGACGTTGGCGCATCTTAAGCGGTTGCAGGAAAAATACCAGGTTGTCATGTGGAGTCATTTAACTTATGACTTTGATCAGACGCTTCCGCCGGAAAAGTGCTGGGACAAGCTTAAAGGAAAGCTAAGGCCTGGCGCCATACTAGTGATGCATGATAGCCTAAAGGCTGAACGGAACCTGCGTTTTGTCTTGCCGCGCCTGTTGCAACATGCTGTTTCATTGGGGTATTCTTTTAAAGCCCTGTAA
- a CDS encoding PP2C family protein-serine/threonine phosphatase — translation MSELKFPTVEQELNLKKLELAALLEITKAINNNLPEEALYKIYHFTLLAQLHIRRLALFIHDEAWECKVNFGTDHNFREIELPVEVTDLRQITAMAKLPIDKRWQDFETIIPIIHNNRILAFVMIGNVHAYYTTLGALSFVQTLSNIILVAMENRRLERHRLAQEAIRKEIEIAREVQNMLFPKSLPNNSKVSIHATYIPHSSIGGDYYDFIQIDKDQFLFCVADVSGKGVPASLLMSNFQAGLRTILRQTTDLGTIVSELNYLIYQNAIAEKFITTFVGIYNAQTRELSYVNAGHNASILLLENNTYQLLEAGCTMLGIFEELPFLTVTNVYIPPKSFVFCYTDGLTEVFNTDEDEFGIDNTIRVLQCCRYVSSRNIHTQLLQEINSFNSSASYSDDITLLSCRFK, via the coding sequence ATGTCTGAGTTGAAGTTTCCCACGGTAGAGCAGGAGTTGAATCTGAAGAAGCTGGAATTGGCGGCCTTGCTGGAAATCACGAAGGCCATCAACAACAACTTGCCAGAGGAAGCGCTCTATAAAATCTACCACTTCACGCTTCTGGCGCAGCTCCACATCAGAAGGTTGGCGCTGTTTATTCATGACGAGGCCTGGGAGTGTAAAGTCAACTTCGGGACAGATCATAATTTCAGAGAGATAGAGCTGCCCGTTGAGGTAACCGATCTGCGGCAGATCACTGCCATGGCTAAGCTGCCTATTGACAAGCGCTGGCAGGACTTTGAGACTATCATTCCCATCATTCATAACAACCGCATTCTGGCCTTCGTCATGATCGGGAACGTGCACGCCTACTACACCACGCTGGGCGCCTTGAGCTTTGTGCAGACCCTGAGCAACATTATTCTGGTAGCCATGGAAAACCGTAGGCTGGAGCGGCACCGGTTGGCCCAGGAGGCGATTAGGAAGGAGATTGAAATTGCCCGTGAGGTGCAGAACATGCTGTTCCCCAAGAGCCTGCCCAACAACTCCAAAGTCTCCATTCATGCCACCTACATTCCGCATTCATCCATTGGAGGCGACTATTATGACTTCATTCAGATAGATAAAGACCAGTTTCTGTTCTGCGTGGCAGACGTTTCTGGAAAAGGCGTGCCGGCTTCTTTGCTCATGTCTAACTTTCAGGCGGGCCTGCGCACCATCCTTCGGCAAACCACAGACCTGGGCACCATCGTTTCTGAACTGAACTACCTGATTTACCAGAACGCGATTGCCGAAAAGTTCATCACCACGTTTGTAGGGATTTATAATGCCCAGACGCGCGAGCTGTCTTATGTAAATGCCGGTCACAACGCTTCTATTTTGCTCTTGGAGAACAACACCTACCAGTTGCTGGAGGCTGGCTGCACCATGCTGGGCATTTTTGAAGAGCTTCCCTTCCTGACGGTAACCAACGTGTACATTCCTCCCAAGTCTTTTGTGTTCTGCTACACGGACGGCCTCACGGAGGTATTCAACACCGACGAAGACGAGTTTGGCATAGACAACACCATACGGGTACTTCAGTGCTGCCGCTATGTGAGTTCGCGCAACATACATACGCAGTTGTTGCAGGAGATCAATAGCTTCAACAGCAGTGCGTCTTATTCAGATGACATTACCTTGCTGTCCTGCCGATTTAAATAA
- a CDS encoding glycosyltransferase produces MIFLVVLLLVLGTYALVLLGSAWAWARLPVPKNQSVGSKVFFTVIIPVKDEQGNLLPLLQDLERQTYPSSLFEVLVVDDHSIDGTPDLVNDFLQRSSLQVKLLFLASFPEKRLKKGAIELGVSQAQGDWIVCTDGDCRVHPNWLTVLNACRLEQKAKLISGPVMLTYQEDWFQQLQALEFSALIGVGAACIGWQQPTMCNGANLAYEKAAFLGVNGFAGNDHLPSGDDEFLMHKIHQKYPGSVAFLKDQEAIVKTSAIPAFKSFLEQRKRWASKWKHYTRTAPKALAVLVLTANVALWVVLGLAVAGTLGWWWFWWALAMKLVPDLVLLAPVLDFFRRKRLLLFIGLLQVLYVPYVLATAILGWRGTYAWKNRQHLPV; encoded by the coding sequence TTGATTTTCTTAGTCGTTTTGCTGTTGGTGTTAGGAACCTACGCCCTGGTGCTGTTGGGTAGTGCCTGGGCCTGGGCCAGACTACCGGTTCCGAAAAACCAATCTGTAGGTTCCAAGGTTTTCTTCACAGTCATTATTCCGGTAAAAGACGAACAAGGCAATCTCCTTCCATTACTCCAAGATTTAGAACGACAAACCTACCCATCATCGCTTTTTGAGGTTTTGGTAGTGGATGACCATTCCATAGACGGCACGCCGGACTTAGTAAATGACTTTCTTCAGCGCAGCTCTTTACAAGTGAAGCTTCTGTTTTTAGCCTCTTTTCCAGAAAAGAGGCTAAAAAAGGGAGCCATTGAACTGGGAGTCTCCCAAGCCCAGGGAGACTGGATTGTCTGCACAGACGGGGACTGCAGAGTTCATCCTAACTGGCTTACTGTACTCAATGCCTGCCGGCTGGAACAGAAAGCCAAACTGATCAGCGGGCCCGTAATGCTCACTTACCAAGAAGATTGGTTTCAACAGTTGCAGGCGCTGGAGTTCTCGGCGCTTATTGGAGTGGGGGCGGCATGCATTGGCTGGCAGCAGCCCACCATGTGCAACGGTGCCAATCTAGCCTATGAAAAAGCTGCTTTTCTGGGCGTGAACGGCTTTGCCGGGAATGACCATCTACCGTCGGGGGATGATGAATTCCTGATGCACAAAATCCACCAAAAGTATCCGGGGTCGGTTGCTTTTTTAAAAGATCAGGAGGCCATTGTCAAGACCTCAGCAATACCTGCGTTCAAAAGCTTTTTGGAGCAGCGCAAACGCTGGGCCAGCAAATGGAAGCATTATACCCGCACGGCTCCCAAAGCCTTGGCGGTGCTGGTGCTAACGGCAAATGTGGCGCTTTGGGTGGTTCTTGGTTTGGCGGTAGCAGGTACACTGGGCTGGTGGTGGTTTTGGTGGGCGCTGGCTATGAAATTAGTTCCTGATCTGGTATTGCTTGCGCCGGTGCTGGACTTCTTTAGGAGAAAGAGATTACTTTTATTTATTGGTCTTTTACAGGTGCTGTATGTCCCGTATGTGCTCGCCACCGCCATTCTGGGGTGGCGGGGAACGTATGCCTGGAAAAACCGTCAACACTTACCCGTATGA
- a CDS encoding lysylphosphatidylglycerol synthase transmembrane domain-containing protein yields MNHKVQNYKQSGSLKLPVRLLVWGGKLAVLCLTLYYLRQALLDSENQTAFSWVRWQQVWSTNGWAAALALVLLPLNWGVEALKWQYLSQKIEKLSFLKAYRAVLAGLTLGFVTPNRVGDYAGRILTLHQKNRVDAIGAILLGRLCQLFATVLVGSGALAYFFYSYYLPLATPVGISVALGLLLVNGWMLALLFSFHWAIAVLERIPLLKRWVHYFAVIGDYSPEELNRMILLSGLRYAVFMAQFIALLWAFGVNLTLDQYIWGVAGTFLLKSLVPSINALADIGMRELSAMHFFGLMGQEPMLVLGASLSLWALNIALPSVVGLLFVLPLKLTRTR; encoded by the coding sequence ATGAATCATAAAGTACAAAATTACAAACAATCTGGCAGTCTTAAGCTACCCGTGCGCCTTTTGGTGTGGGGGGGCAAGCTGGCGGTTTTGTGTTTGACGCTTTATTATTTGAGACAGGCCCTGCTGGATTCTGAGAATCAAACTGCCTTTTCCTGGGTCAGATGGCAGCAGGTGTGGTCTACCAACGGATGGGCAGCGGCGCTGGCCCTTGTTTTACTGCCCCTCAACTGGGGCGTGGAAGCTCTCAAGTGGCAGTACCTTTCCCAGAAAATTGAAAAATTATCTTTCTTAAAAGCCTATCGTGCGGTACTGGCGGGCCTTACCCTGGGGTTTGTGACGCCTAACCGGGTAGGAGACTATGCAGGCCGCATTTTAACGCTGCACCAGAAGAACCGGGTAGACGCTATAGGCGCCATTTTGCTGGGCCGTCTGTGCCAGTTGTTTGCCACGGTGCTGGTGGGTTCTGGCGCGCTGGCGTATTTCTTCTATAGCTATTATCTGCCCCTGGCCACCCCGGTGGGAATTTCGGTGGCGTTGGGACTGCTGTTGGTCAATGGATGGATGCTGGCCTTGCTGTTCAGTTTTCACTGGGCTATTGCCGTGCTGGAAAGAATTCCTCTGCTTAAGCGATGGGTGCACTACTTCGCTGTGATAGGGGACTACTCGCCCGAAGAATTGAACCGGATGATTTTACTTTCTGGATTGCGGTATGCGGTGTTCATGGCCCAGTTCATTGCCCTGCTGTGGGCGTTTGGCGTCAACCTTACGCTAGATCAGTACATCTGGGGCGTGGCCGGAACCTTCCTGCTGAAATCATTGGTGCCGTCCATCAATGCTCTGGCAGACATTGGCATGCGCGAACTGAGCGCTATGCACTTCTTCGGGTTGATGGGGCAGGAACCCATGCTGGTGCTGGGAGCCAGTTTGTCTTTGTGGGCCCTCAACATTGCCTTGCCCAGCGTGGTGGGCTTGCTGTTTGTGCTTCCGCTTAAACTCACCCGCACCCGTTGA
- the ruvC gene encoding crossover junction endodeoxyribonuclease RuvC has translation MIHSSLPLPNNKLILGVDPGTNVMGYGLIEINGSKINVLQYGVLQLKSYPNHAVKLKKIFDATLRLITEYLPDEMAIEAPFFGTNVQSMLKLGRAQGVAIAAALSRDIPYVEYAPKKIKQSVTGNGNASKEQVAAMLLQILKIKEAPKFLDATDALAVALCHHYAQGSNLKAGGKSWKAFLTENPNRIK, from the coding sequence ATGATTCATTCTAGCCTACCACTTCCTAATAATAAGTTAATTCTTGGCGTAGACCCCGGCACCAACGTGATGGGCTATGGCCTCATTGAAATAAACGGTTCCAAGATTAATGTGCTACAGTACGGGGTTCTGCAACTGAAAAGCTACCCGAACCACGCTGTGAAATTAAAGAAAATATTTGACGCCACCCTGCGCCTCATCACCGAGTACCTCCCCGACGAGATGGCCATTGAGGCACCGTTCTTCGGGACTAACGTACAGTCCATGCTAAAGTTGGGCCGGGCGCAAGGGGTTGCCATTGCTGCCGCCCTTTCCAGAGACATTCCCTACGTGGAATACGCGCCCAAAAAGATTAAACAGTCCGTGACCGGCAACGGAAACGCCTCCAAAGAACAGGTAGCAGCCATGCTCCTGCAAATTCTCAAAATAAAAGAAGCTCCCAAGTTCCTGGATGCCACAGATGCTCTGGCCGTAGCCCTTTGCCACCACTACGCCCAAGGCAGCAATTTAAAAGCCGGCGGAAAATCCTGGAAAGCCTTCTTAACAGAAAACCCCAATCGCATCAAATAG
- a CDS encoding HIT family protein — MAETIFSKIVNGEIPAYKVLEDDRFLAFLDVNPLVKGHVLVIPKEPVDYIFDLEPGTLADLHKFAQKVAVAIKKAVDCERVGMAVIGLEVPHAHIHLIPINKMSDMNFSNPKQKFSAEEMEDVAHAIGREALQ, encoded by the coding sequence ATGGCAGAAACCATCTTCTCAAAGATTGTGAATGGAGAGATTCCGGCGTATAAAGTGCTGGAAGATGACCGTTTCCTTGCCTTTCTGGACGTGAACCCACTGGTGAAAGGCCATGTGCTGGTCATCCCCAAGGAGCCCGTAGATTACATCTTTGACCTGGAACCAGGCACCCTGGCAGATTTGCATAAGTTCGCGCAGAAGGTGGCCGTGGCCATCAAGAAAGCCGTTGATTGTGAGCGTGTAGGCATGGCGGTGATAGGCCTGGAGGTGCCCCATGCGCACATCCACCTCATTCCCATCAACAAGATGTCAGACATGAACTTCAGCAATCCCAAGCAGAAGTTCTCCGCAGAAGAGATGGAAGATGTGGCCCACGCCATTGGAAGAGAAGCCTTGCAGTAA
- the greA gene encoding transcription elongation factor GreA has translation MATVSYYTAEGLQKLKEELAELKTKGRAEAARQLAEARDKGDLSENAEYDAAKDAQGHLELKISKLEEVVGNARLIDDSNLDPTKALILSKVKLKNLNNNMEVMYTLVAEEEANLAAGKISVKSPIGKGLLGKSVGDVAEITVPAGTIKFEIKEISR, from the coding sequence ATGGCAACAGTATCATACTACACCGCAGAAGGATTGCAGAAACTCAAAGAAGAGTTGGCAGAACTGAAGACCAAAGGACGTGCGGAGGCGGCGCGTCAGTTAGCTGAAGCCCGTGACAAAGGGGACTTGAGCGAGAACGCCGAATACGACGCTGCGAAAGACGCCCAGGGCCACCTGGAACTAAAGATTTCTAAACTAGAAGAGGTGGTGGGCAACGCCCGCCTCATAGATGATTCTAACCTTGACCCTACCAAGGCGCTAATCTTGTCAAAGGTGAAGCTGAAGAACCTCAACAATAACATGGAGGTGATGTACACCCTGGTAGCTGAAGAAGAGGCCAACCTGGCGGCGGGCAAAATATCAGTGAAATCACCTATTGGCAAAGGCCTGCTTGGCAAAAGCGTAGGAGACGTAGCCGAAATCACCGTTCCGGCCGGTACCATCAAGTTTGAAATTAAAGAAATCTCCCGTTAA
- a CDS encoding Ppx/GppA phosphatase family protein: protein MTEATEPLLKLAAIDIGSNAVRCQISNVFKYEQHTLFKRVEYIRYPMRLGEDVFASGIISKKKSEKFIKLLHALKLLLEVHEVQDYMVCATSAMRSATNAPEIIQEVHKKLGMDIQVIDGTTEADLINMVIRQQLDDKNYLHIDVGGGSTEFNIYVNRMKVASRSFEQGSIRHMQGDESQEMWTAMQEWVTEKAKLHHVSRAIGTGGNINKIYDMARKTGGKPIFKKQIEEVVDHIASLSMEERVKVLLLNADRADVIVPAAEIYLSAMKWAHIESMLVPQVGLKDGMLQALLERHQEGIHHHFKIDF, encoded by the coding sequence ATGACAGAAGCCACTGAACCCCTCTTAAAACTGGCCGCCATTGACATTGGTTCTAACGCGGTGCGGTGCCAGATTTCCAACGTGTTTAAGTATGAGCAGCACACCCTCTTTAAACGGGTGGAATACATACGGTATCCCATGCGTCTGGGCGAGGACGTTTTTGCCTCTGGCATCATCTCCAAGAAGAAATCAGAGAAGTTCATAAAACTGCTGCACGCCCTTAAACTTCTGTTAGAAGTGCATGAGGTGCAGGATTACATGGTCTGCGCCACCTCCGCCATGCGCTCTGCCACCAATGCCCCGGAGATCATCCAGGAGGTCCACAAAAAACTGGGTATGGACATACAGGTGATTGACGGCACCACCGAGGCAGATTTGATTAACATGGTCATTCGGCAGCAGCTGGACGACAAAAACTACCTGCACATTGACGTAGGTGGCGGCAGCACCGAGTTCAACATCTACGTGAACCGCATGAAGGTGGCCTCGCGGTCCTTTGAGCAAGGCTCCATTAGGCACATGCAGGGCGATGAGTCTCAGGAAATGTGGACGGCCATGCAAGAATGGGTAACCGAGAAAGCTAAACTGCACCATGTATCAAGGGCCATTGGCACCGGTGGCAACATCAACAAAATCTATGACATGGCCCGCAAAACCGGTGGCAAGCCTATCTTCAAAAAGCAGATTGAAGAAGTGGTTGACCACATTGCCAGCCTGTCCATGGAAGAGCGCGTGAAAGTGCTCCTCCTCAACGCAGACCGCGCCGACGTGATTGTTCCAGCCGCCGAGATTTACCTGTCTGCCATGAAATGGGCCCACATTGAGAGCATGCTGGTTCCGCAGGTGGGTTTGAAAGACGGTATGTTGCAAGCCTTGTTAGAGCGCCACCAAGAAGGCATCCACCACCATTTCAAGATTGATTTTTAG